One region of Bacteroidota bacterium genomic DNA includes:
- a CDS encoding M13 family metallopeptidase, with protein MKKLILLPAVILLFWSCASKKTDQQANVTQDDFLWQWIDTTVQPGTDFFKYATGTWMKQNPIPESERRWGIANLVRDDNYTKLRQLSDEAAADKSAQKGSNAQKIGDFWSTGMDSAAIEAQGIKPLQAQLDKINALQSVSDVVNLIADFQVNIGSPLFGAYIFQDEMNSEKYALHFYQGGIGLPDRDYYFNTDSRTANIRKEYVLHLTRMFGLLGEDGVTANRSAAAVMKIETDLAKASRKLEDLRDPYANYNKMSVGDFTKITPSIQWKDILTRMSLNNIDSVIIGQPEFYKQVEKSLNTVSLPEWKTYLRWNLVNSFADQLSSAFDKENFAFYGTVMSGVKTQRPRWKRVLDEQEGFLGDALGQLYVAKYVPQSMRERYDKLVQNMLDTYQERIKGLPWMSDNTKQKALYKLSKINRKVCFPDKWKDYSKLEISRDSYVQNVMNCRAWSYNYEVAKLYKPVDRTEWEMTPQTYNAYYNPSNNEIVLPAAQFLIPGLPDSLADDAIIYGYAAASTIGHELTHGFDDQGRQFDASGNLQNWWTVDDSVKFTKQANILVKQFSDYVVLDSLHVNGEASLGENIADLGGVVIGLEAFKKTEQFKKGEKIDGLTPLQRYFLGYTLGWLGHARDASLAMQVMTDVHAPNFLRVNGPLSNVPEFYEAFNIKDGDPMYRPDSLRVKIW; from the coding sequence ATGAAAAAACTGATTTTATTACCGGCAGTGATCCTACTTTTCTGGTCCTGCGCTTCAAAAAAAACCGACCAACAGGCGAATGTCACACAGGATGATTTTCTCTGGCAATGGATCGACACAACTGTTCAACCGGGAACTGATTTTTTCAAATATGCAACAGGAACCTGGATGAAGCAAAATCCAATTCCTGAAAGCGAAAGAAGATGGGGTATTGCAAACCTTGTCAGAGATGACAACTACACGAAACTTCGCCAATTGAGCGATGAAGCAGCTGCTGATAAGTCTGCGCAAAAGGGGAGTAATGCTCAAAAGATAGGAGATTTCTGGTCAACAGGAATGGACTCAGCTGCTATTGAGGCTCAGGGCATAAAACCATTACAAGCCCAGTTGGATAAAATCAATGCGTTGCAAAGTGTTTCCGATGTTGTCAATCTCATCGCAGACTTCCAGGTAAATATTGGCTCTCCTTTATTCGGCGCCTATATTTTTCAGGATGAAATGAACAGTGAAAAATACGCCCTGCATTTTTACCAGGGTGGAATCGGATTACCGGATCGTGATTACTATTTCAACACCGATAGCCGCACTGCCAACATTCGTAAAGAATATGTTCTTCACCTGACCCGCATGTTTGGTTTACTTGGGGAAGACGGAGTAACCGCTAATCGCAGTGCCGCGGCGGTCATGAAAATTGAAACAGACCTGGCAAAAGCTTCTCGTAAATTGGAAGATCTGCGTGACCCCTATGCGAATTACAACAAAATGTCTGTCGGGGATTTCACTAAAATTACTCCATCCATTCAATGGAAAGATATTTTGACCCGGATGAGCCTGAATAATATCGATTCCGTGATCATTGGCCAGCCAGAATTTTATAAGCAAGTAGAAAAGAGCCTGAATACAGTTTCACTTCCGGAATGGAAAACATACCTGCGCTGGAATCTTGTAAACAGCTTTGCGGATCAGCTGAGTTCAGCATTCGATAAAGAGAACTTTGCATTCTACGGAACTGTGATGTCAGGCGTAAAAACGCAACGCCCTCGTTGGAAACGCGTACTCGATGAACAGGAAGGTTTTCTTGGTGATGCGCTTGGGCAACTTTATGTAGCGAAATACGTGCCTCAAAGCATGCGTGAGCGTTACGACAAACTCGTACAGAACATGCTTGACACATATCAGGAAAGAATAAAAGGTCTTCCCTGGATGAGCGACAATACAAAACAAAAAGCACTCTATAAGCTCTCTAAAATTAACCGTAAAGTATGTTTTCCTGACAAGTGGAAAGACTATTCCAAACTTGAGATTTCCCGTGATTCTTATGTTCAGAATGTCATGAATTGCAGAGCATGGTCTTACAATTATGAGGTTGCAAAATTATATAAACCGGTTGATCGTACCGAATGGGAAATGACCCCTCAAACTTATAATGCATATTACAATCCTTCCAACAACGAAATCGTTTTACCGGCAGCCCAATTCCTGATTCCCGGACTTCCTGATTCACTGGCTGATGATGCCATCATTTACGGTTATGCTGCGGCATCTACCATCGGACATGAACTTACACACGGTTTTGATGATCAGGGTCGTCAGTTTGATGCAAGTGGTAATCTTCAAAACTGGTGGACTGTTGATGATTCGGTTAAATTCACAAAACAGGCAAATATTCTTGTGAAACAATTCAGCGATTATGTAGTCCTGGATAGCCTTCATGTAAATGGAGAAGCTTCTCTTGGGGAAAATATCGCCGACCTGGGTGGTGTTGTAATTGGACTGGAAGCATTCAAGAAAACTGAGCAATTCAAAAAAGGGGAGAAGATCGATGGTCTGACACCTCTGCAAAGATATTTCCTTGGATACACCCTCGGTTGGCTCGGCCATGCGCGTGATGCCTCTCTCGCGATGCAGGTGATGACTGACGTGCATGCACCGAATTTTCTTCGTGTGAACGGTCCGCTCAGCAATGTGCCTGAATTCTATGAAGCCTTTAATATCAAAGATGGTGATCCGATGTACAGACCGGATAGCTTAAGAGTAAAAATCTGGTAA
- a CDS encoding PD40 domain-containing protein produces MKRVLFGIIAICAVLFFKTGVSQDPHAKSDAKPDTTIHFKSEKHFKNVKQLTFGGDNAEAYFSFDNTRIVFQTTNPAWNVSCDQIYYSGLDYFSPSLVSTGKGRTTCSYFLPGDSLVLYASTHLASKDCPPKPEPRPDHKYVWALYDSFDIFVADLKGNVRKQLTNQPGYDAEATVSPKGDKIVFTSTRNGDIDLYTMNIDGSDVKQVTNVLGYDGGAFFSQDGKRLIFRASRPKTEEEIATYKSLLSQGQVMPTNMEIMTCNVDGSGLRQVTNLGGANWAPYFSPDGKKVIFSSNHVSKGYHFNLWMCNLDGSGLEQVSFDPVFDAFPVFSRDGKRLVFSSNRNNGGTHDTNLFIAEWK; encoded by the coding sequence ATGAAAAGAGTTCTGTTTGGAATTATTGCCATTTGTGCTGTATTGTTTTTCAAAACAGGTGTATCCCAGGACCCTCATGCTAAATCAGATGCTAAACCTGATACAACTATACATTTCAAATCTGAAAAGCACTTCAAAAATGTGAAACAGCTAACCTTTGGTGGTGATAATGCAGAAGCTTATTTCAGTTTTGATAACACAAGAATTGTATTTCAAACAACAAATCCTGCCTGGAATGTTTCCTGTGATCAGATCTATTACTCAGGCTTAGATTATTTTTCTCCAAGTCTTGTGAGTACCGGAAAAGGACGCACTACATGTTCGTATTTTCTTCCCGGTGATTCACTGGTACTTTACGCATCCACACACCTGGCATCAAAAGACTGTCCGCCAAAACCGGAACCACGTCCGGATCATAAATATGTTTGGGCATTGTATGATTCCTTTGACATTTTTGTCGCTGATCTAAAGGGGAATGTGCGTAAACAGCTTACCAATCAACCCGGTTATGATGCTGAGGCAACCGTAAGTCCTAAAGGTGATAAAATAGTATTTACATCCACACGCAATGGTGATATTGATTTGTATACAATGAACATTGATGGCAGCGATGTGAAACAGGTTACCAATGTACTGGGTTATGATGGCGGAGCTTTCTTTTCACAAGATGGAAAACGTTTAATTTTCCGTGCAAGTCGTCCGAAGACTGAGGAGGAAATTGCTACTTACAAATCACTTCTTTCACAGGGACAAGTGATGCCCACCAATATGGAAATTATGACCTGTAATGTAGATGGAAGTGGTTTACGCCAGGTTACAAATCTCGGAGGTGCTAACTGGGCACCTTATTTCAGTCCGGACGGAAAAAAAGTAATCTTCTCGAGCAACCACGTTTCTAAAGGTTATCATTTCAATTTGTGGATGTGTAATCTGGATGGGTCAGGTTTGGAGCAAGTAAGTTTTGATCCTGTATTTGACGCCTTTCCTGTTTTTTCAAGGGATGGTAAAAGGCTGGTCTTTTCAAGCAACAGAAACAATGGAGGTACCCACGATACAAACTTGTTTATTGCTGAATGGAAATAA
- a CDS encoding efflux RND transporter periplasmic adaptor subunit — MKPGRILLLLAIVLIAVVIYVNKCSNGKNQMNPSGGSGKSSAPLSVSGVIVSALPLDDQIYATGTLLSNNEVELRNEIPGRIVKLGFQEGTTVRKGDLLVKIDDDDLQAQLKKSEVDKQLAEKNEIRQKDLLDIQGISQQEYDLALNSLNKIKADIDQIRAQISKTEIRAPFNGVVGLRTVSEGSFISANTRIATLQEVDPMKLEFSIPEKYFSTLGMNTEVHFTVESAKGKFKGKVYAYEPKIDLATRSLTLRAICPNPHHDLIPGALAKIDVPLSRIENAILIPTQSVIPELKGYKVYTVKNGKAKPMKVRLGLRNDSTVQITEGLNEGDTVLTTGIMQMRPDMLINVKVKN; from the coding sequence ATGAAACCAGGACGCATCTTATTACTACTTGCGATTGTTTTGATAGCTGTTGTCATTTATGTTAATAAATGTTCAAACGGAAAAAATCAAATGAATCCGTCCGGAGGTTCGGGAAAATCCTCAGCTCCCCTTTCTGTTTCAGGAGTAATTGTATCTGCTCTGCCACTCGATGATCAGATCTATGCTACAGGAACACTATTGTCAAATAATGAAGTTGAATTGAGAAATGAAATACCCGGAAGAATTGTGAAACTGGGTTTTCAAGAGGGCACAACTGTTCGTAAAGGCGATTTACTTGTAAAAATTGATGATGATGATTTGCAGGCACAATTAAAAAAGTCTGAAGTTGATAAGCAGTTGGCTGAGAAAAATGAAATACGTCAGAAAGATTTGCTTGACATCCAGGGAATCAGTCAACAGGAATATGATCTTGCATTAAACTCATTGAATAAAATCAAAGCGGATATTGATCAGATCAGGGCACAGATCAGCAAGACAGAAATAAGGGCTCCGTTCAATGGTGTGGTTGGTTTGAGAACAGTTAGTGAAGGATCTTTTATTAGTGCAAACACCCGGATTGCGACACTTCAGGAAGTAGATCCGATGAAACTTGAATTTTCGATTCCGGAAAAATATTTTTCTACTCTTGGAATGAATACGGAAGTACATTTCACAGTTGAGTCTGCAAAAGGAAAATTCAAAGGCAAAGTTTATGCTTATGAACCAAAAATTGATCTGGCAACACGGTCTCTGACACTCAGGGCGATTTGCCCGAATCCGCATCACGACTTGATTCCAGGTGCACTTGCAAAAATTGACGTTCCACTTTCACGCATTGAAAATGCCATTCTCATTCCAACTCAATCTGTCATTCCTGAATTGAAAGGCTACAAAGTATATACGGTAAAGAATGGAAAAGCGAAACCAATGAAAGTAAGACTTGGGTTAAGGAATGATTCAACCGTACAGATCACCGAAGGTTTGAATGAAGGTGATACAGTTCTGACAACCGGAATCATGCAAATGCGCCCGGATATGCTCATAAATGTGAAAGTTAAAAACTGA
- a CDS encoding efflux RND transporter permease subunit, which yields MSLSSLSLKRPVFAMVMSIIIMLFGWIGFNFLGVREYPSIDPPVITVRTSYAGANAEVIESQITEPLEKAINGIAGIRSISSNSNLGTSNITVEFTLEVDLEAAANDVRDKVSQALRQLPQDIDAPPVVTKSDANSDAIISMTVESSTRNHLQVSDYASNIILERLQTIPGVSTVQIWGEKKYAMRIWMDPARLAGYSLTPLDIQNALNRENVELPAGKLAGSSTELTVNTKGKLNTEDEFNNLIISSNGTQTIRLKDVGYATLGPENEETILKQSGTPMIGLALVPQPGSNYIEIADEFYKRYEQLKKDLPKDLMLNIALDNTKFVRSSVLEVEETLLIAFLLVVIIIYLFFREWLIAIRPLIDIPVSLIGAFFIMYLAGFSINILTLLAIVLATGLVVDDGIVVTENIYKKLEAGLKPADAAREGANEIFFAVVSTSLTLAVVFLPIIFLQGFVGRLFREFGIVMAGAILISAFVSLTLTPVLNVKLSRTTHKHSKFYLATEPFFSGMIDRYRRSLTSFMKQRRWAVLILFATVGLIWGVGSLLQSELSPLEDRSWLRLTASAPEGTAYEYMDHYMDRISTFLVDSIPEKKVVLTVTAPGFAGSGAVNSGFVRLALVDPKDRNRSQQQIADYLNKNLKYFPEGKAFVIQEQTISAGGGGARNGLPVQFVLENASFDKLKTYLPKFIEEVNKNPVFQGVDVNLKFNKPELNISIDRERASALGVSVNDIAQTLQLAYSGKRMSYFNMSGKQYQVIGQMDRENRDEPLDLKTLSIRNRTGEMIPLDNLIQVVEESSPPQLYHFNRYKSATVQAGLAPGKTIGDGIDAMNAIGEKVLDESFSTALTGPSRDYAESSSNILFAFILALVLIYLILAAQFESFIDPFIIMLTVPLALGGAVLSLWLFNQTLNIFSQIGIIMLIGLVTKNGILIVEFANKQREKGLSVKDAAIEASTLRLRPILMTSIATILGALPIAIGLGSGAQSRIPMGIVVVGGLLFSLVLTLYVIPVMYTYISRTKKHEAEE from the coding sequence ATGAGTCTTTCATCATTAAGTCTAAAACGGCCGGTATTCGCGATGGTGATGTCTATCATCATCATGCTTTTTGGCTGGATTGGATTTAATTTTTTAGGTGTCCGGGAATATCCTTCCATTGATCCACCGGTGATTACTGTGAGGACCTCTTATGCCGGTGCAAACGCTGAAGTTATTGAATCACAAATAACGGAGCCACTAGAAAAAGCCATTAACGGGATAGCCGGGATACGTTCCATTTCTTCGAATAGTAATCTTGGAACGAGTAATATCACTGTCGAATTTACACTGGAAGTTGATCTGGAAGCGGCAGCGAATGATGTGAGGGATAAAGTTTCTCAGGCACTGCGGCAATTACCACAGGACATTGACGCTCCACCGGTTGTTACAAAATCGGATGCGAACAGCGACGCGATTATTTCTATGACTGTGGAGAGCAGTACCCGGAATCACCTGCAGGTGAGTGATTATGCGTCCAATATTATACTGGAACGTTTACAAACGATTCCGGGAGTAAGTACGGTTCAGATCTGGGGGGAGAAAAAATACGCGATGCGGATCTGGATGGATCCTGCCCGACTTGCGGGTTATTCTCTGACTCCACTGGATATTCAGAACGCATTGAATCGGGAAAATGTTGAATTGCCTGCCGGTAAACTGGCCGGTTCATCAACGGAGCTCACTGTAAATACAAAGGGAAAACTTAATACAGAAGATGAGTTCAATAATCTGATCATTTCATCAAACGGAACACAAACCATTCGTCTGAAGGATGTCGGCTATGCAACCCTTGGTCCTGAAAATGAAGAGACCATTTTAAAGCAAAGCGGAACACCGATGATAGGTTTGGCCCTTGTGCCTCAACCGGGATCCAATTACATTGAAATTGCTGATGAATTCTACAAACGTTACGAGCAATTAAAGAAGGATCTGCCCAAGGATTTGATGCTGAATATTGCCCTTGACAATACAAAGTTTGTTCGCTCTTCCGTTCTTGAAGTTGAAGAAACATTGTTGATCGCGTTCTTGTTGGTTGTGATCATCATTTATCTCTTTTTCAGGGAATGGCTGATTGCTATCCGTCCTTTGATTGATATTCCGGTCTCACTGATAGGCGCGTTTTTCATTATGTACCTGGCGGGATTCTCCATCAATATCCTGACTCTTCTTGCGATTGTACTCGCAACGGGACTTGTTGTTGATGATGGGATTGTTGTGACCGAAAATATTTATAAAAAACTTGAAGCCGGTTTAAAACCCGCGGATGCAGCCCGTGAAGGAGCGAATGAAATTTTCTTCGCGGTGGTTTCTACTTCTCTTACACTCGCTGTGGTCTTTTTACCAATCATCTTTTTGCAAGGATTTGTTGGCCGGCTTTTCAGGGAGTTTGGGATTGTGATGGCAGGCGCTATTTTAATTTCCGCGTTTGTATCCCTGACACTTACTCCTGTACTAAACGTAAAACTATCAAGAACTACTCACAAGCATTCTAAATTTTACCTGGCTACTGAGCCATTTTTTAGTGGAATGATTGATCGTTACCGTCGTTCACTGACAAGTTTCATGAAACAACGAAGATGGGCAGTATTGATACTCTTTGCTACTGTTGGTTTGATCTGGGGAGTTGGTTCTTTGTTACAATCTGAGTTATCTCCACTTGAAGACAGAAGCTGGTTGAGGCTCACCGCGAGTGCACCGGAAGGGACAGCTTACGAATATATGGATCATTACATGGACAGAATTTCAACTTTCCTTGTAGATTCTATTCCGGAGAAAAAAGTTGTACTCACAGTCACCGCACCCGGTTTTGCAGGATCTGGAGCAGTGAATTCAGGATTTGTGCGTTTAGCATTGGTGGATCCAAAAGACAGAAACCGTTCCCAACAACAGATCGCGGATTATCTGAATAAGAATTTAAAATATTTTCCTGAGGGAAAAGCCTTTGTTATCCAGGAGCAAACTATCAGTGCCGGCGGTGGCGGTGCGCGGAACGGACTCCCCGTTCAGTTTGTCTTAGAAAATGCCTCTTTTGATAAGTTGAAAACCTATCTGCCTAAATTTATTGAAGAGGTAAATAAAAATCCTGTATTTCAGGGAGTGGATGTGAATCTGAAATTCAACAAACCGGAGCTCAATATTAGCATTGATCGAGAGCGAGCCAGTGCTTTGGGAGTTTCAGTAAATGATATTGCGCAAACACTTCAGCTTGCCTATAGCGGTAAGAGAATGTCATATTTCAATATGAGTGGTAAGCAATACCAGGTTATTGGACAGATGGACCGGGAAAACAGGGATGAGCCATTGGATCTTAAAACACTTAGCATACGCAACCGGACCGGTGAGATGATTCCTTTGGACAATCTGATTCAGGTTGTTGAAGAAAGCAGTCCTCCTCAATTGTATCATTTCAATCGTTACAAATCAGCCACGGTGCAGGCAGGTCTGGCTCCCGGAAAAACCATTGGTGACGGCATTGACGCTATGAATGCAATCGGGGAAAAAGTATTGGATGAATCCTTCTCCACTGCGTTGACAGGACCTTCACGGGATTATGCGGAAAGCAGTTCAAATATTCTCTTTGCCTTTATTCTGGCATTGGTTCTTATTTATCTCATCCTTGCAGCGCAGTTTGAAAGTTTTATCGATCCGTTTATCATCATGCTTACTGTTCCTCTGGCTTTGGGTGGAGCTGTGTTGAGTTTGTGGCTGTTTAACCAGACGCTGAATATTTTCAGTCAGATCGGTATCATCATGCTAATCGGATTGGTGACAAAAAATGGTATTCTCATTGTAGAATTCGCGAATAAGCAAAGGGAGAAAGGTTTATCAGTAAAGGATGCTGCCATAGAGGCTTCCACGCTTCGTCTCAGACCTATCCTGATGACCAGTATCGCTACCATACTCGGAGCCCTGCCTATTGCAATTGGACTGGGAAGTGGCGCTCAAAGCCGGATTCCGATGGGAATTGTAGTAGTGGGCGGCTTGTTGTTTTCATTGGTGCTTACTCTCTACGTTATTCCGGTGATGTATACATATATTTCGAGGACAAAGAAACATGAAGCGGAAGAATAG
- a CDS encoding TolC family protein — protein sequence MAQDSLLTLDKAIENSLLNNFDVKIAGIERDQNKNNDHAGMAGMLPKLDLNGSYSTSNQNTRQSYSSGLEVNRDNVSTDNLNANASAVWTVFDGLKMFATREKLGELYYQSEEKLKVQMESTLQEVISTYYSIVQQKQLLASTREEIKYAEERMHIAERRLGNGSGSRLDFLQTKTDLNALRSAELNQQSALEAAKIQLNQFMNKELSSSFDVTDTIIINYSPSLEDLRNSVLSKNHTLKYFERNEQISKLGLKELQGSRLPKISLNGAYQFTKVKNEVGFVLLNQNTGLNYGITASLPLFNGFILSSQIKNARLNLKSSQLLVEQSRQEISAELLNAYRNFTNQKATLKLEEENIEYAREILKVAQEKFRIGASSLVEVKNAQSTFEAANLRLVSARYNTKVSETLLRRLNGDLIH from the coding sequence ATGGCACAGGATTCTTTGCTTACGCTTGATAAAGCAATAGAAAATTCCTTGCTAAATAATTTTGATGTAAAAATTGCCGGCATTGAAAGAGATCAAAACAAAAACAACGATCATGCTGGTATGGCCGGCATGTTGCCAAAACTTGATTTGAACGGTTCATATTCTACTTCCAATCAGAATACACGTCAAAGTTATTCCAGTGGTCTGGAAGTAAATCGCGACAATGTGAGTACGGATAATCTGAACGCCAACGCAAGCGCTGTATGGACTGTTTTTGACGGGTTGAAAATGTTCGCGACTAGGGAAAAGCTCGGAGAGCTCTATTATCAAAGTGAGGAGAAGTTAAAGGTTCAAATGGAATCCACTTTGCAGGAGGTTATATCCACTTATTATTCCATTGTACAGCAAAAGCAATTGCTCGCATCAACAAGGGAAGAAATTAAATATGCGGAAGAACGTATGCATATCGCGGAAAGGCGGTTGGGAAATGGATCCGGTTCAAGACTTGACTTCCTGCAGACAAAAACTGATCTCAACGCCTTGCGTTCGGCCGAACTTAATCAGCAATCCGCACTGGAAGCAGCGAAGATTCAGCTCAATCAGTTCATGAATAAAGAACTCAGCAGTTCGTTTGATGTTACGGATACCATTATCATTAACTATTCTCCTTCCCTGGAGGACCTGCGGAATTCGGTACTTTCAAAAAATCACACGCTGAAGTATTTTGAAAGAAATGAACAGATTTCAAAATTGGGCTTGAAAGAATTGCAAGGGTCGAGGCTTCCGAAAATTTCTTTAAACGGAGCATATCAATTCACAAAAGTGAAAAATGAAGTGGGATTCGTTTTGCTGAATCAAAACACCGGATTGAATTATGGCATTACCGCTTCCCTCCCACTGTTCAACGGATTTATTCTTTCTTCACAAATAAAAAATGCCCGTTTGAATTTGAAGAGCAGTCAGCTTTTGGTTGAGCAATCACGTCAGGAAATTTCAGCTGAACTGCTGAATGCATATCGTAATTTCACAAATCAAAAGGCCACCTTAAAACTCGAAGAAGAAAACATTGAATACGCCCGTGAAATTTTAAAAGTAGCGCAGGAGAAATTTCGTATTGGTGCGAGTAGTCTTGTAGAAGTAAAAAATGCTCAATCGACATTTGAAGCAGCCAATCTGCGTCTGGTTTCAGCCCGCTACAATACCAAAGTATCTGAAACATTACTTCGAAGACTCAATGGTGATTTGATTCACTAG
- the nhaA gene encoding Na+/H+ antiporter NhaA, with protein sequence MMKLKISSTLREFIQSQKFSGVLLIFCTITSLILANSLFSEGYIGLLHMHLGMPGQNFPGMSVEHFVNDGLMAVFFLLVGLEIKRELIAGELSSFEKASIPVSAAIGGMIVPALLYALFNHGTATTSGWGIPMATDIAFAIGVLSLLGNRVPDSLKILLTALAVVDDLGAVVVIALFYSSGISFFYLMLSGLVLLLLFIMNRSGVKSLVFYLIPGILLWYFMYSSGVHSTISGVLLAMVIPFRKNEEHTPLLRLEHWLHRPVNFIIMPLFALVNTAIVFDPGILHQVISPESFGIATGLIFGKPIGILLFIGLAIILKIGKLPEGINMKHIAGIGILGGIGFTMSIFISLLAFKEPEYILNAKLVILLSSFIAGTIGYFVLLKINDTKA encoded by the coding sequence ATGATGAAGCTCAAAATTTCTTCAACTTTACGTGAGTTCATCCAAAGCCAGAAATTTTCAGGAGTATTACTCATATTTTGCACGATAACTTCTCTTATTCTTGCAAACAGTTTATTTTCGGAAGGTTACATTGGACTACTTCACATGCATTTAGGAATGCCCGGACAAAATTTTCCAGGGATGAGTGTTGAGCATTTCGTGAATGATGGCTTAATGGCTGTTTTCTTTTTGTTGGTTGGACTGGAAATTAAGCGTGAGTTAATTGCCGGCGAACTTTCATCATTTGAAAAAGCAAGTATTCCGGTTTCTGCTGCTATTGGCGGAATGATAGTTCCGGCTTTGCTGTATGCGCTTTTCAATCATGGAACTGCTACTACTTCAGGCTGGGGAATTCCGATGGCTACGGACATCGCGTTTGCAATCGGAGTGCTTTCTTTATTAGGCAATCGGGTTCCTGATTCTTTAAAAATCCTTCTGACCGCACTTGCAGTTGTGGATGATCTTGGTGCAGTAGTAGTCATCGCGCTTTTCTATTCTTCAGGTATCTCTTTCTTTTACCTGATGTTGTCTGGCTTGGTGCTTCTATTGTTATTCATCATGAATCGCAGCGGAGTTAAATCGTTGGTATTTTACCTCATCCCAGGGATATTGCTTTGGTATTTTATGTACAGTTCCGGAGTTCATTCCACCATTTCCGGTGTTCTTCTGGCAATGGTGATTCCATTCAGGAAAAATGAAGAACATACACCTTTGCTCAGGCTGGAACATTGGCTCCATCGTCCGGTTAATTTTATCATCATGCCCTTATTTGCTCTGGTGAATACGGCAATAGTTTTTGATCCTGGTATTTTGCATCAGGTAATTTCTCCGGAGAGTTTTGGTATCGCGACCGGACTGATTTTTGGAAAACCAATCGGCATATTACTTTTTATCGGGTTGGCCATTATACTCAAGATCGGAAAATTGCCTGAAGGAATAAACATGAAACACATTGCAGGTATCGGAATACTTGGTGGTATTGGATTTACGATGTCAATTTTCATTTCCTTACTTGCGTTCAAAGAACCCGAATACATTCTGAACGCAAAACTTGTTATTTTGCTTTCATCTTTTATTGCAGGAACAATTGGTTATTTTGTATTACTTAAAATAAATGACACAAAAGCCTGA
- a CDS encoding methyltransferase domain-containing protein, with product MTQKPESKNLGPQLRSPHGPMAIEVGLFMERINVELYTFCLQHNPPAPKEKVLEIGPGNGAFCSEYFLKTKDLLYTGVEMSQEMYEECLIRNKTFVESGRAKFFKGDILNLEMDDNTFDAIYGVNVIYFLNPMLDYLKYLHRILKPGGRLSFGFRDGKSMKNLPFVDDNFNLYEADEIVDILRKSGFERVEYRTTPETIKTLEGQIMTLTNVSSLAFKGKMA from the coding sequence ATGACACAAAAGCCTGAGAGTAAAAATCTGGGACCACAATTACGATCTCCGCATGGCCCGATGGCAATTGAAGTTGGTTTGTTCATGGAGCGAATCAATGTTGAATTGTATACATTTTGTTTACAACATAATCCTCCGGCACCAAAGGAAAAGGTTCTCGAAATTGGTCCGGGTAACGGAGCATTTTGTTCAGAATATTTTCTTAAGACAAAAGATCTGTTGTATACCGGTGTGGAAATGAGCCAGGAAATGTATGAGGAATGTCTGATCAGAAATAAAACTTTTGTCGAGTCAGGAAGAGCGAAGTTTTTCAAAGGTGATATACTCAACCTGGAAATGGATGACAATACTTTTGATGCTATTTATGGTGTCAATGTCATCTACTTTCTGAATCCTATGTTGGATTACCTGAAATATTTGCATCGCATCTTGAAACCGGGCGGACGACTTTCCTTTGGTTTCCGGGACGGAAAATCCATGAAAAATTTACCCTTTGTGGATGATAATTTCAATCTGTATGAAGCCGACGAAATCGTCGATATCCTTCGAAAATCAGGCTTTGAACGGGTTGAATACCGAACAACTCCCGAAACGATAAAGACCTTAGAAGGGCAAATCATGACCCTTACGAATGTCTCTTCCCTTGCCTTCAAAGGAAAAATGGCTTAA